A portion of the Streptomyces erythrochromogenes genome contains these proteins:
- a CDS encoding D-alanyl-D-alanine carboxypeptidase family protein, with product MSAKTTALTVLTAALLVPTMLVAPVHAAPTPPADGKGRPAKAPAAPAPPASMSTVGGSLLGQPGTQVNLLPGAPALPTNLTGRSWIVADAESGEVLAAYNAHWRLPPASTMKMLFADTLLPSLPKEQVHKVTDRDMDGVGPGSSLVGVKEDHEYSVHDLWLGVFLRSGNDAVHVLSAMNGGVEKTVKDMQAHAEELQALDTHVVSPDGYDAPEQVSSAYDLTLIARSGLQKQDFREYCGTASAKFPGLQEPGKPRDYFEIQNTNRLMTGAGGLSPYKGIAGVKNGTTTMAGSTFTGAAQQGSRKLLVTVMNPGAGGANSVYEETAALFDWGFAAAGKVKPVGELVPPKSADTSPHGSPAQSHENNASADGLVPGGGMGTALGVAGGALVVLAGGAYVVNRRWPRGRRSRGRDEELV from the coding sequence GTGTCTGCCAAGACGACCGCACTGACGGTCCTTACCGCCGCGTTGCTGGTGCCCACCATGCTGGTGGCGCCCGTGCACGCCGCGCCGACCCCCCCGGCCGACGGGAAGGGCCGGCCCGCCAAGGCTCCGGCGGCGCCCGCACCGCCCGCGTCGATGTCCACGGTCGGCGGATCGCTGCTCGGCCAACCGGGGACGCAGGTGAACCTGCTGCCCGGCGCGCCCGCCCTGCCGACGAACCTCACGGGCCGGTCGTGGATCGTGGCGGACGCCGAGTCCGGCGAGGTCCTGGCGGCGTACAACGCGCACTGGCGGCTGCCCCCGGCCTCGACGATGAAGATGCTCTTCGCGGACACGCTGCTGCCGAGCCTGCCCAAGGAGCAGGTGCACAAGGTCACCGACAGGGACATGGACGGCGTGGGCCCCGGCAGCAGCCTGGTCGGCGTCAAGGAGGACCACGAGTACTCCGTCCACGACCTGTGGCTCGGGGTGTTCCTGCGGTCGGGCAACGACGCCGTGCACGTACTTTCGGCCATGAACGGCGGCGTCGAGAAGACCGTCAAGGACATGCAGGCGCACGCGGAGGAGCTCCAGGCCTTGGACACCCACGTGGTGTCGCCCGACGGGTACGACGCACCGGAGCAGGTCTCGAGCGCGTACGACCTCACGCTGATCGCCCGCTCCGGGCTGCAGAAGCAGGACTTCCGCGAGTACTGCGGCACGGCGAGCGCGAAGTTCCCCGGCCTGCAGGAGCCCGGGAAGCCGCGGGACTACTTCGAGATCCAGAACACCAACCGGCTGATGACGGGCGCGGGCGGGCTCTCCCCCTACAAGGGCATCGCCGGGGTGAAGAACGGCACCACGACCATGGCCGGCTCCACCTTCACGGGCGCGGCGCAGCAGGGCTCCCGCAAGCTGCTGGTCACCGTGATGAACCCGGGCGCGGGCGGCGCGAACTCGGTCTACGAGGAGACCGCCGCGCTCTTCGACTGGGGCTTCGCGGCGGCCGGGAAGGTCAAGCCGGTGGGTGAGCTGGTGCCGCCGAAGAGCGCGGACACCTCCCCCCACGGCTCGCCGGCCCAGTCGCACGAGAACAACGCGTCGGCGGACGGCCTGGTCCCGGGCGGCGGCATGGGCACCGCGCTCGGCGTCGCGGGCGGTGCGCTCGTGGTGCTGGCGGGCGGTGCCTACGTGGTCAACCGCCGCTGGCCCCGCGGCCGCCGCAGCCGCGGCCGCGACGAGGAGCTCGTCTAG
- a CDS encoding YihY/virulence factor BrkB family protein, giving the protein MDWLTKLPVIGPLAGRLMRTHAWRSYERLDRVHWTRLAAAITFISFLALFPLITVAAAVGAALLSPEQLDRLEKNLAEQVPGISDQLDINGLVANAATIGLVAGALLLFTGIGWVGSMRDCLRAVWDKDDEDDGNPIVRKGKDGLVLLGLGAVGLLSAAASILGSSAVGKSADWLGIPREGPGGALLRTFAFLVGVVAAFLVLLYLLTLLPGVEPPRGRLVQAALIGAAGFELLKLLLSGYMRGVAAKSMYGAFGVPIALLLWINFMAKLLLYVSAWTATRDDEGDGEGDGAADPPASGDARETPGEGS; this is encoded by the coding sequence ATGGACTGGCTGACGAAACTCCCGGTGATCGGGCCGCTGGCGGGCCGTCTGATGCGGACGCACGCGTGGCGCTCGTACGAACGCCTCGACCGCGTGCACTGGACCCGGCTCGCCGCCGCGATCACCTTCATCAGCTTCCTCGCGCTCTTCCCGCTGATCACCGTGGCGGCGGCGGTCGGTGCGGCGCTGCTCAGCCCCGAGCAACTGGACCGGTTGGAGAAGAACCTCGCCGAACAGGTCCCCGGCATCTCCGACCAGCTCGACATCAACGGGCTCGTCGCGAACGCGGCCACGATCGGCCTCGTCGCCGGCGCCCTGCTCCTCTTCACCGGCATCGGCTGGGTGGGCTCGATGCGGGACTGCCTGCGCGCGGTGTGGGACAAGGACGACGAGGACGACGGGAACCCGATCGTCCGCAAGGGCAAGGACGGGCTCGTCCTGCTCGGCCTCGGCGCGGTGGGCCTGCTCTCCGCCGCGGCCTCGATCCTCGGGTCCAGCGCGGTCGGCAAGTCCGCCGACTGGCTGGGCATCCCCCGCGAGGGCCCCGGCGGCGCGCTACTGCGCACCTTCGCCTTCCTGGTCGGCGTGGTGGCGGCCTTCCTGGTGCTGCTCTACCTGCTGACCCTGCTCCCCGGGGTCGAACCGCCGAGGGGCCGCCTGGTCCAGGCGGCACTGATCGGCGCGGCCGGCTTCGAGCTGCTGAAGCTGCTGCTCAGCGGCTACATGCGGGGGGTCGCGGCGAAGAGCATGTACGGGGCCTTCGGCGTGCCGATCGCCCTGCTGCTGTGGATCAACTTCATGGCGAAGCTGCTCCTGTACGTCTCCGCCTGGACGGCCACCCGCGACGACGAAGGTGACGGTGAAGGTGACGGCGCCGCGGATCCCCCGGCGAGCGGCGATGCGCGCGAAACCCCAGGTGAGGGCTCCTAG
- a CDS encoding 2'-5' RNA ligase family protein, giving the protein MGTVTLGVSIAVPEPYGSQLQELRAGFGDAAAHGIPTHVTLVPPTEVEADRLPAIRAHLTEVAAAFPAFPMRLSGTGTFRPVSPVVFVQIVEGVEGCTRLQGEVRDPAGPLSRELAFPYHPHVTVAHGISEEAMDVAFATLAEYAAEWVCEGFALYEQGSDGVWRKLREYPFGSGPIGVPAQPGSPVDQTAEAAGATVRPS; this is encoded by the coding sequence GTGGGGACCGTAACGCTCGGCGTTTCGATCGCGGTCCCGGAGCCGTACGGCAGCCAGCTCCAGGAGCTGCGCGCGGGCTTCGGGGACGCTGCCGCGCACGGCATCCCCACGCACGTCACCCTCGTACCGCCGACCGAGGTGGAGGCGGACCGGCTCCCGGCGATCCGGGCCCACCTCACCGAGGTCGCCGCCGCCTTCCCCGCCTTCCCGATGCGGCTGAGCGGGACGGGAACCTTCCGGCCCGTCTCGCCGGTCGTCTTCGTGCAGATCGTCGAGGGCGTCGAGGGCTGCACCCGGCTCCAGGGCGAGGTCCGCGACCCCGCCGGGCCGCTCAGCCGCGAGCTGGCCTTCCCGTACCACCCCCACGTCACCGTCGCCCACGGGATCTCCGAAGAGGCGATGGACGTGGCGTTCGCGACGCTGGCCGAGTACGCCGCCGAGTGGGTCTGCGAGGGGTTCGCCCTCTACGAGCAGGGCTCCGACGGGGTCTGGCGCAAGCTGCGTGAATACCCTTTCGGGAGCGGGCCCATAGGCGTTCCGGCGCAGCCGGGCTCTCCCGTCGACCAGACCGCCGAGGCGGCGGGGGCGACCGTACGTCCTTCCTGA
- the trpS gene encoding tryptophan--tRNA ligase, translated as MASDRPRALSGIQPTSGSFHLGNYLGAIRQYVALQETHDAFYMVVDLHAITMPQDPKDLRANTRLSAAQLLAAGLDPERCTLFIQSHVPEHAQLGWVMNCITGFGEASRMTQFKDKSAKGGVNSASVGLFTYPILQVADILLYQANAVPVGEDQRQHIELTRDLAERFNQRFGRTFTLPQAHIVKEVAKIYDLQDPAIKMSKSASSPKGLINLLDEAKTTEKKIKSAVTDIEAEIRFDTEKKPGVSNLLTIYSTLTGESIPALEERYVGKGYGALKTDLAAVMVDFVTPFKQRTQEYLDDPETLDSILAKGAEKARAVAAETLAQAYDRLGLLPAKH; from the coding sequence ATGGCTTCTGATCGTCCTCGCGCGCTCTCCGGCATCCAGCCCACCTCCGGTTCGTTCCACCTCGGGAACTACCTCGGAGCCATCCGCCAGTACGTCGCCCTCCAGGAGACGCACGACGCGTTCTACATGGTCGTCGACCTGCACGCGATCACCATGCCCCAGGATCCGAAGGACCTGCGCGCGAACACCCGCCTCTCCGCCGCGCAGCTGCTGGCCGCCGGCCTGGACCCCGAGCGCTGCACGCTCTTCATCCAGAGCCACGTCCCCGAGCACGCGCAGCTCGGCTGGGTGATGAACTGCATCACCGGCTTCGGCGAGGCCAGCCGGATGACCCAGTTCAAGGACAAGTCCGCCAAGGGCGGCGTCAACAGCGCCAGCGTCGGCCTGTTCACGTACCCGATCCTCCAGGTCGCCGACATCCTGCTCTACCAGGCGAACGCCGTCCCCGTCGGCGAGGACCAGCGCCAGCACATCGAGCTGACCCGCGACCTGGCCGAGCGCTTCAACCAGCGCTTCGGCCGGACCTTCACCCTCCCGCAGGCGCACATCGTCAAGGAGGTCGCGAAGATCTACGACCTCCAGGACCCGGCGATCAAGATGTCGAAGTCGGCGTCGTCGCCCAAGGGCCTGATCAACCTCCTCGACGAGGCCAAGACCACCGAGAAGAAGATCAAGAGCGCGGTCACCGACATCGAGGCCGAGATCCGGTTCGACACCGAGAAGAAGCCCGGCGTCAGCAACCTGCTCACGATCTACTCCACCCTCACGGGCGAGTCGATCCCCGCCCTGGAGGAGCGGTACGTCGGCAAGGGCTACGGCGCGCTGAAGACGGACCTGGCCGCCGTGATGGTCGATTTCGTCACACCGTTCAAGCAGCGCACCCAGGAGTACCTGGACGACCCGGAGACGCTGGACTCCATCCTGGCCAAGGGCGCGGAGAAGGCCCGCGCGGTCGCCGCGGAGACGCTCGCGCAGGCGTACGACCGCCTGGGTCTGCTGCCCGCCAAGCACTGA
- a CDS encoding serine hydroxymethyltransferase, whose translation MSASRHPALSATDPDLASYVAAEEVLQAETLRLIPSENYVSAAVLEASGTVLQNKYSEGYPGRRYYEGQQNIDRVEALAVERAKGLFGVDHANVQPYSGSPANLAVYLAFAQPGDTVMGMALPMGGHLTHGWGVSATGSWFRGVQYGVRADTGLIDYDAVRELALAERPKLIFCGGTALPRTIDFAAFSEIAREAGSVLVADVAHIAGLIAGGAHPSPAGHVDVISTTTHKTLRGPRGAMLMCREEHAKAIDKAVFPGLQGGPHNQTTAGIAVALHEAAQPSFVRYAHAVVANAKALAAALLERGFDLVSGGTDNHLILIDLTGKDVPGKVAAKALDRAGIVVNYNTVPFDPRKPFDPSGVRIGTPSLTSRGLSAEHMPVVADWISRAVDAAAKGDERALGAIRAEVRDLMAAFPAPGLPLS comes from the coding sequence GTGTCCGCGAGCCGCCATCCCGCCCTGTCCGCGACCGACCCCGACCTGGCGTCCTACGTCGCCGCGGAGGAAGTCCTCCAGGCGGAGACCCTGCGCCTGATCCCCAGCGAGAACTACGTGTCCGCGGCCGTTCTCGAAGCCTCAGGCACCGTGCTGCAGAACAAGTACAGCGAGGGCTACCCCGGCCGCCGCTACTACGAGGGCCAGCAGAACATCGACCGGGTCGAGGCCCTGGCGGTCGAGCGGGCCAAGGGCCTGTTCGGCGTGGACCACGCCAACGTGCAGCCGTACTCCGGCTCGCCGGCCAACCTGGCCGTCTACCTGGCCTTCGCGCAGCCCGGCGACACGGTCATGGGCATGGCCCTGCCGATGGGAGGCCACCTGACGCACGGTTGGGGCGTCTCGGCGACGGGCTCGTGGTTCCGCGGCGTGCAGTACGGCGTCCGTGCCGACACCGGCCTGATCGACTACGACGCGGTGCGCGAGCTGGCCCTCGCCGAGCGGCCCAAGCTGATCTTCTGCGGCGGCACCGCCCTGCCGAGGACCATCGACTTCGCCGCCTTCTCGGAGATCGCGCGCGAGGCGGGCTCGGTCCTGGTCGCGGACGTCGCCCACATCGCCGGCCTGATCGCGGGCGGCGCGCACCCGTCCCCGGCGGGGCACGTGGACGTCATCTCCACCACGACGCACAAGACCCTGCGCGGTCCGCGCGGCGCGATGCTGATGTGCCGCGAGGAGCACGCGAAGGCGATCGACAAGGCCGTCTTCCCCGGCCTGCAGGGCGGTCCGCACAACCAGACGACAGCCGGCATCGCGGTGGCGCTGCACGAGGCGGCGCAGCCGTCCTTCGTCCGGTACGCGCACGCGGTCGTCGCCAATGCCAAGGCGCTCGCCGCGGCGCTGCTGGAGCGGGGCTTCGACCTGGTCTCGGGCGGTACGGACAACCACCTGATCCTGATCGACCTGACGGGCAAGGACGTGCCGGGCAAGGTCGCGGCCAAGGCCCTGGACCGGGCGGGGATCGTCGTGAACTACAACACGGTCCCGTTCGACCCGCGCAAGCCGTTCGATCCCTCTGGGGTGCGGATCGGTACGCCGTCGCTGACGTCGCGTGGGCTGTCCGCGGAGCACATGCCGGTGGTGGCGGACTGGATCTCGCGCGCGGTGGACGCCGCCGCGAAGGGAGACGAGCGGGCCCTCGGCGCGATCCGTGCGGAGGTGCGGGACCTGATGGCCGCCTTCCCGGCCCCGGGCCTGCCGCTGTCGTAG
- the rocD gene encoding ornithine--oxo-acid transaminase, translating to MSTTADAIRSADAHSAHNYHPLPVVVASAEGAWMTDVEGRRYLDMLAGYSALNFGHGNRRLIDAARDQLERVTLTSRAFHHDRFADFCTELAALCGKEMVLPMNTGAEAVETAVKTARKWGYEVKGVPDGHAKIVVAADNFHGRTTTIVSFSTDHDARDHFGPYTPGFEIVPYGDLTALSHAVTENTVAVLLEPIQGEAGVLVPPAGYLTGVRELTRERNVLFMADEIQSGLGRTGRTFACEHEGVVPDVYILGKALGGGVVPVSAVVADRDVLGVFGPGQHGSTFGGNPLACAVALEVIAMLRTGEFQQRATELGDHLHHELNLLVGGGAVTAVRGRGLWAGVDIDPSRGTGREISEKLMELGVLVKDTHGSTIRIAPPLVITKEDLDWGLDQLRSVLGA from the coding sequence GTGTCGACAACAGCTGATGCCATCCGCTCCGCCGACGCGCACAGCGCGCACAACTACCACCCGCTGCCCGTCGTCGTCGCGTCCGCGGAAGGCGCGTGGATGACCGACGTGGAGGGCCGCAGATACCTCGACATGCTCGCCGGGTACTCCGCGCTCAACTTCGGGCACGGCAACCGCCGTCTGATCGACGCCGCGCGGGACCAGCTGGAGCGGGTCACGCTCACCTCGCGCGCCTTCCACCACGACCGGTTCGCCGACTTCTGCACCGAACTCGCCGCGCTGTGCGGCAAGGAGATGGTGCTCCCCATGAACACCGGTGCGGAGGCCGTGGAGACGGCGGTGAAGACCGCCCGCAAGTGGGGCTACGAGGTCAAGGGCGTCCCGGACGGGCACGCCAAGATCGTGGTGGCCGCCGACAACTTCCACGGCCGGACCACGACGATCGTCTCCTTCTCGACGGACCACGACGCCCGCGACCACTTCGGCCCGTACACGCCGGGCTTCGAGATCGTCCCGTACGGGGACCTCACCGCGCTGTCGCACGCCGTCACCGAGAACACCGTGGCCGTGCTGCTGGAGCCGATCCAGGGCGAGGCGGGGGTGCTGGTGCCGCCCGCCGGTTACCTGACCGGCGTACGGGAGCTGACCCGCGAGCGGAACGTCCTCTTCATGGCCGACGAGATCCAGTCGGGGCTCGGCCGGACCGGCCGGACCTTCGCCTGTGAGCACGAGGGGGTCGTCCCGGACGTCTACATCCTCGGCAAGGCGCTCGGCGGCGGTGTGGTTCCGGTGTCGGCGGTGGTCGCCGACCGGGACGTGCTGGGCGTCTTCGGGCCCGGCCAGCACGGGTCCACCTTCGGCGGGAACCCGCTCGCGTGCGCCGTCGCCCTGGAGGTGATCGCGATGCTGCGGACCGGCGAGTTCCAGCAGCGGGCCACGGAACTGGGCGACCACCTCCACCACGAGCTGAACCTGCTCGTCGGCGGGGGCGCCGTGACCGCGGTCCGCGGCCGCGGGCTGTGGGCGGGCGTCGACATCGACCCCTCCCGCGGGACGGGCCGGGAGATCTCCGAGAAGCTGATGGAGCTCGGGGTGCTGGTGAAGGACACCCACGGCTCGACGATCCGGATCGCCCCGCCGCTGGTGATCACCAAGGAGGACCTGGACTGGGGCCTGGACCAACTCCGGTCGGTGCTCGGCGCGTAG
- a CDS encoding glutathionylspermidine synthase family protein: MQRHTIEPRPGWQKTVEEQGLIYPLTRYPDDSLRPYWDESAYYSFTLPEVEALENVVEELHAMCLAAAAHIVEHDRFADLGITDPKLAALIAESWRRRAEQPSLYGRFDLRYDGTGSPAKMLEYNADTPTSLVEAASPQWFWMEERFPGADQWNSLHERLVDAWRRQAELLAPGPLHFAHSETDELGEDLMTVAYLQETADQAGLETHALSVEQIGWDSLSGRFVDEKLRFIRSCFKLYPWEWLATDEFGPQVLGTYDHGGGSGTTCWIEPLWKMLLSNKALLAILWELFPEHPNLLPAYLDGPRELAGPGSAGYVAKPLLGREGAGVTLHGPGPDGEPFVPEPGERYCFQGLAPLPDFDGNRVVLGAWVVEDEAAGLGIRESAGPVTDEYARFLPHVIL; encoded by the coding sequence ATGCAGCGGCACACCATCGAGCCCCGGCCCGGCTGGCAGAAGACCGTCGAGGAGCAGGGGCTGATCTACCCCCTCACCCGCTACCCCGACGACTCGCTGCGCCCCTACTGGGACGAGAGCGCCTACTACTCCTTCACCCTCCCCGAGGTCGAGGCGCTGGAGAACGTCGTCGAGGAACTGCACGCCATGTGCCTGGCCGCTGCCGCGCACATCGTCGAGCACGACCGCTTCGCCGACCTCGGCATCACGGACCCCAAGCTCGCCGCGCTGATCGCCGAGTCATGGCGCCGCCGTGCCGAGCAGCCCTCCCTCTACGGCCGGTTCGACCTGCGCTACGACGGCACCGGCAGCCCGGCCAAGATGCTGGAGTACAACGCCGACACCCCCACCTCCCTGGTGGAGGCGGCCAGCCCGCAGTGGTTCTGGATGGAGGAGCGGTTCCCCGGCGCCGACCAGTGGAACTCCCTCCACGAGCGCCTCGTCGACGCCTGGCGCCGCCAGGCGGAGCTGCTGGCGCCCGGCCCGCTGCACTTCGCGCACTCCGAGACCGACGAGCTCGGCGAGGACCTGATGACGGTCGCCTACCTCCAGGAGACCGCCGACCAGGCCGGCCTGGAGACGCACGCCCTGTCGGTGGAGCAGATCGGCTGGGACAGCCTGTCCGGCCGGTTCGTCGACGAGAAGCTGCGCTTCATCCGCAGCTGCTTCAAGCTCTACCCGTGGGAGTGGCTGGCCACGGACGAGTTCGGCCCGCAGGTCCTCGGCACCTACGACCACGGCGGCGGCTCCGGCACCACCTGCTGGATCGAGCCGCTGTGGAAGATGCTGCTCTCCAACAAGGCGCTGCTCGCCATCCTGTGGGAGCTCTTCCCGGAGCACCCGAACCTGCTGCCCGCCTACCTCGACGGTCCGCGCGAGCTGGCCGGGCCCGGATCGGCCGGCTACGTGGCCAAGCCCCTCCTCGGCCGCGAGGGCGCGGGCGTCACCCTGCACGGGCCGGGCCCGGACGGCGAGCCGTTCGTACCGGAGCCGGGGGAGCGGTACTGCTTCCAGGGACTGGCCCCGCTGCCCGACTTCGACGGCAACCGGGTGGTGCTCGGCGCGTGGGTCGTCGAGGACGAGGCGGCGGGGCTCGGCATCCGCGAATCGGCGGGGCCGGTCACGGACGAGTACGCCCGCTTCCTGCCCCACGTCATCCTCTAG
- a CDS encoding DMT family protein: MICALGAAVCFGTASVLQAVATRSVEPGSGSGVDAALLLRAARQWRYVLGLGLDGAGFVLQIVALRHVPIYVVGAALAASLAVTAVVASRLMAVRLSRAEWGAVGVVCLGLLMLGLASGEEGSGTGSLALKLGLLGVAVLVLLVGAVAGGLPDGPRALVLGLGSGTGFGVVEVSVRLIDSVWDFGNPALYALLLGGAAGFLLLTSALARGSVTVATAGLVLGETIGPAVVGVVWLGDRTREGLAWLAVTGFAVAVAGSLALSRFGEPKSPPGPNSSPAGV, from the coding sequence ATGATTTGCGCGCTGGGTGCGGCGGTGTGCTTCGGTACGGCGTCCGTTCTGCAGGCCGTCGCGACGCGGTCGGTGGAACCGGGCAGCGGGTCCGGGGTGGACGCGGCGCTGCTCCTGCGGGCCGCGCGGCAGTGGCGCTACGTGCTGGGCCTCGGCCTGGACGGCGCCGGATTCGTCCTGCAGATCGTCGCGCTGCGGCACGTGCCCATCTACGTGGTCGGGGCCGCGCTGGCCGCCAGTCTGGCCGTGACGGCGGTGGTCGCGTCGCGGCTGATGGCGGTGCGGTTGTCCCGGGCGGAGTGGGGCGCGGTGGGCGTGGTGTGCCTGGGGCTGCTGATGCTGGGGCTCGCCTCGGGGGAGGAGGGCAGCGGGACGGGTTCCCTCGCGCTGAAGCTGGGGCTGCTGGGGGTGGCGGTACTGGTGCTGCTGGTCGGCGCGGTCGCGGGCGGCCTGCCGGACGGACCGCGGGCGCTGGTCCTCGGTCTGGGGTCGGGCACGGGCTTCGGCGTGGTGGAGGTCTCGGTGCGGCTCATCGACTCGGTGTGGGACTTCGGCAACCCCGCCCTGTACGCGCTCCTTCTGGGCGGGGCGGCGGGGTTCCTGCTCCTCACCTCGGCGCTGGCGCGGGGCTCGGTGACGGTCGCGACGGCGGGCCTGGTGCTCGGCGAGACGATCGGCCCGGCGGTGGTGGGCGTGGTCTGGCTCGGCGACCGCACCCGGGAGGGCCTGGCGTGGCTGGCGGTGACGGGCTTCGCGGTGGCGGTCGCCGGCTCCCTGGCCCTGTCCCGCTTCGGCGAACCGAAGTCGCCGCCGGGGCCGAACTCCAGCCCCGCCGGCGTTTGA
- the pdxR gene encoding MocR-like pyridoxine biosynthesis transcription factor PdxR encodes MTDSWATFGADLHLDLSAGRGLRAGLTEALREAARSGRLAAGTRLPSSRTLAADLGIARNTVAEAYAELVAEGWLTARQGSGTRVAERARPRRPAAAAPVRRPARGGPAYSLIPGTPDLGGFPRAAWLSAARRALTAAPNEAFGYATDGRGRVELRQALAGYLARARGVYADPDRIVLCAGFLHGLKLLAAVLRARRVREVAVEGYGLDFHRDELARAGLRTRPLGVDGDGARTGELTAAAGAVLLTPAHQFPTGAALTPARRAAAVDWARSTGGLILEDDYDGEFRYDRQPVGALQGLDPDRVVYLGTASKSLAPGLRMGWMVLPPGLPEEVAAAKGYTDWTSSTLDQLTLAEFIESGAYDRHVRGMRLRYRQRRDELVAAVAGRVAGVSGIAAGLHAVLDLPAGTERSVLQSAAWHDLALHGLSAFRHPRAELAPRDALVVGYGTPSDSAWSPTLAALAASLP; translated from the coding sequence ATGACGGATTCCTGGGCCACTTTCGGTGCCGACCTGCATCTGGACCTCTCCGCCGGGCGCGGCCTGCGGGCCGGGCTCACCGAGGCCCTGCGCGAGGCCGCGCGCAGCGGGCGGCTGGCGGCCGGCACCCGGCTCCCGTCGTCCCGCACCCTCGCGGCCGACCTGGGCATCGCCAGGAACACGGTCGCCGAGGCGTACGCCGAGCTCGTCGCCGAGGGCTGGCTCACGGCCCGGCAGGGCTCCGGCACCCGGGTCGCCGAGCGGGCGCGCCCGCGCCGCCCCGCGGCCGCCGCCCCCGTACGGCGTCCCGCGCGCGGTGGGCCCGCGTACAGCCTGATCCCCGGCACCCCCGACCTGGGCGGCTTCCCCCGCGCGGCCTGGCTGTCGGCTGCCCGGCGGGCGCTGACCGCCGCACCGAACGAGGCCTTCGGCTACGCCACCGACGGGCGCGGCCGCGTCGAGCTGCGGCAGGCGCTGGCGGGGTACCTGGCGCGGGCGCGCGGGGTGTACGCCGACCCGGACCGGATCGTGCTGTGCGCGGGGTTCCTGCACGGGCTGAAACTGCTCGCGGCGGTGCTGCGGGCGCGACGGGTGCGGGAGGTGGCCGTGGAGGGGTACGGCCTGGACTTCCACCGGGACGAGCTGGCGCGGGCCGGGCTGCGGACCAGGCCGCTCGGGGTGGACGGCGACGGGGCCCGTACGGGGGAGCTGACCGCGGCGGCGGGCGCGGTGCTGCTGACCCCGGCCCACCAGTTCCCGACGGGCGCGGCCCTGACCCCGGCACGCCGGGCGGCCGCGGTCGACTGGGCCCGGTCCACCGGCGGGCTGATCCTGGAGGACGACTACGACGGCGAGTTCCGTTACGACAGGCAGCCCGTGGGAGCCCTGCAGGGACTGGACCCGGACCGGGTGGTGTACCTCGGAACCGCCAGCAAGTCCCTCGCCCCGGGGCTGCGGATGGGCTGGATGGTGCTCCCGCCGGGCCTGCCGGAGGAGGTGGCCGCCGCGAAGGGGTACACGGACTGGACCTCCAGCACGCTGGACCAGCTGACGCTGGCGGAGTTCATCGAATCCGGGGCGTACGACCGGCACGTGCGCGGGATGCGGCTGCGCTACCGGCAGCGGCGGGACGAGCTGGTGGCAGCGGTGGCCGGTCGGGTGGCGGGGGTCTCGGGGATCGCGGCGGGCCTGCACGCGGTGCTGGACCTGCCGGCGGGCACGGAGCGGTCGGTGCTGCAGTCGGCGGCCTGGCACGACCTGGCCCTGCACGGCCTGTCCGCCTTCCGCCACCCGCGGGCCGAGCTCGCGCCGCGGGACGCGCTGGTCGTCGGCTACGGGACGCCGTCGGACAGCGCCTGGTCCCCGACCCTCGCGGCGCTGGCCGCCTCGCTGCCGTGA
- a CDS encoding carboxymuconolactone decarboxylase family protein: MAKLAPEAYKAVLALEIASKKGLDPSLVELVKIRASQVNHCAFCLDMHTKDAIAAGESVERIVQLGAWEESRHFYTEKELAAIELTEAVTVLTDGFVPDEVFEKAAAHFEERELAQLITVIATINVWNRFGVTTRMVPGHYKPGMYKA; encoded by the coding sequence ATGGCGAAGCTCGCCCCCGAGGCCTACAAGGCCGTCCTGGCCCTGGAGATCGCCTCCAAGAAGGGCCTGGATCCGTCCCTCGTCGAGCTCGTCAAGATCCGCGCCTCGCAGGTCAACCACTGCGCGTTCTGCCTCGACATGCACACCAAGGACGCGATCGCCGCCGGTGAGAGCGTCGAGCGCATCGTGCAGCTGGGCGCCTGGGAGGAGTCGCGGCACTTCTACACCGAGAAGGAGCTCGCGGCGATCGAGCTCACCGAGGCCGTCACCGTCCTGACCGACGGTTTCGTGCCCGACGAGGTGTTCGAGAAGGCCGCCGCGCACTTCGAGGAGCGCGAGCTGGCCCAGCTGATCACCGTCATCGCGACGATCAACGTGTGGAACCGCTTCGGTGTGACCACCCGCATGGTGCCGGGCCACTACAAGCCGGGCATGTACAAGGCCTGA